The following proteins are encoded in a genomic region of Pseudomonas saponiphila:
- the istB gene encoding IS21-like element IS1474 family helper ATPase IstB, with protein sequence MMPQHTLNQLHQLRLDGMARALEEQWTLPASHSLSFDERLGLLLDRELAWRDNQRLVRLRKKAKLKYANACLEDLDRRTGRALDERLIATLASGDWIRQQHNLLLTGPTGAGKTWLACALGNQACRQGYSTLYLRTPRLLEQLRIAHGDGSFGRTLQQLAKVDVLVLDDWALAPLEEGARHDLLEVIDDRAGSRSTILTSQLPIEHWHGWINDPTLADAILDRLVHNAYRLTMKGESLRRKKAEEQAAS encoded by the coding sequence ATGATGCCGCAACACACCCTGAATCAACTGCACCAGCTACGCCTGGACGGCATGGCCCGCGCCCTGGAAGAGCAATGGACGCTGCCGGCCAGCCACAGCCTGAGCTTCGATGAACGCCTCGGCCTACTGCTCGACCGCGAACTGGCCTGGCGTGACAACCAGCGCCTGGTACGGCTGCGCAAGAAGGCCAAGCTCAAGTACGCCAACGCCTGCCTGGAAGATCTCGACCGCCGCACCGGACGCGCCCTGGACGAGCGTCTGATCGCCACCCTGGCCAGTGGCGACTGGATCCGCCAGCAGCACAACCTGCTGCTGACCGGCCCGACCGGTGCCGGCAAAACCTGGCTGGCCTGCGCCCTGGGCAACCAGGCCTGCCGCCAGGGCTATAGCACCCTGTACCTGCGCACCCCGCGCCTGCTGGAACAACTGCGCATCGCTCATGGCGACGGCAGCTTCGGCCGTACCCTGCAACAGCTGGCAAAGGTCGACGTCCTGGTGCTGGACGACTGGGCGCTAGCCCCGCTGGAGGAAGGAGCCCGGCATGACCTGCTGGAGGTGATCGACGACCGCGCTGGCAGCCGCTCCACCATCCTGACGAGCCAACTGCCCATCGAGCACTGGCACGGCTGGATCAACGACCCGACCCTGGCCGATGCCATCCTCGACCGCCTGGTGCACAACGCCTACCGACTGACGATGAAAGGCGAGTCGCTGCGCCGAAAAAAAGCCGAGGAACAAGCCGCATCGTGA
- a CDS encoding MerR family transcriptional regulator: MKIGEIEARSGASRHTLRYYEQIGLISSQRRTNNYRVYSAQTLQDLDFIQRAQSMGFSLGEIGEILDAQRNQMIDCAEGAKLIEKKMAEIKQKIANFQGIYRYLDEERAKLEASAAEQLERQRLSNASS; encoded by the coding sequence ATGAAAATCGGTGAAATCGAGGCCCGCAGCGGCGCCAGCCGCCATACGCTGCGTTACTACGAGCAGATCGGCCTGATTTCGTCGCAGCGGCGAACGAACAACTACCGTGTCTACAGCGCGCAGACTCTGCAGGATCTGGACTTTATCCAGCGCGCGCAAAGCATGGGGTTTTCCCTGGGGGAAATAGGCGAGATTCTCGATGCGCAGCGCAACCAGATGATCGATTGTGCCGAGGGCGCCAAGCTGATTGAAAAGAAAATGGCAGAGATCAAACAGAAAATCGCCAACTTCCAGGGCATTTATCGGTATCTGGATGAAGAGCGGGCAAAGCTCGAAGCCAGTGCTGCCGAGCAACTTGAGCGGCAGCGGCTGAGCAACGCATCCAGCTGA
- a CDS encoding SDR family oxidoreductase codes for MSVECFVTGGTGFIGQHLLAHLSAKGHTVRVLMRRPERLAALREQVDNLGGCATRVLAVAGDLEREHLGLSAADREVLRHSRVVFHLGAHFAWGLTLEQSRAVNVEGAKRVALLAAEQNSRLVMIGGYMLKNHEHLQRIGIDPRHPQRTDWPALYREVGGYEASKLEAHFATLETMSAKGGELTVVHPATVCGHSRTGHILDNQPLVALIRNLVQGKLTAVPGTARHWLPLVTVDYLVELMTASAFDPAMAGQELLALDAQTPNLREMLAQVAQPLGLKSPKRHIPLRLLKWLLSIPAVARFMNTQPEALDFIQATRFDTTAAEQFASRHGIAQPDIRQSLQHTATFVNAHCMAKG; via the coding sequence ATGAGCGTGGAGTGCTTTGTCACCGGTGGTACCGGCTTTATCGGTCAACATTTGCTGGCGCACCTGAGTGCAAAAGGTCACACCGTTCGGGTGCTGATGCGTCGCCCGGAGCGACTCGCCGCACTGCGCGAGCAAGTCGACAATCTGGGCGGTTGTGCCACCCGGGTATTGGCCGTGGCCGGCGATCTGGAACGAGAACATCTCGGGCTGAGTGCCGCCGACCGAGAAGTGCTGAGGCACTCAAGAGTCGTCTTCCACCTGGGTGCCCACTTCGCCTGGGGGCTTACCTTAGAGCAGTCTCGTGCGGTGAACGTAGAGGGCGCCAAGCGTGTGGCGCTGCTGGCGGCCGAGCAAAACAGCCGGCTAGTGATGATCGGCGGCTACATGCTGAAAAACCATGAACACCTGCAACGCATCGGCATCGATCCTCGCCATCCGCAACGAACCGATTGGCCTGCCCTCTACCGGGAGGTCGGTGGTTACGAGGCGAGCAAGCTGGAAGCGCATTTCGCGACCCTGGAAACCATGTCCGCCAAAGGCGGGGAACTGACCGTTGTCCATCCCGCGACAGTCTGTGGCCACAGCCGCACGGGGCATATCCTCGACAACCAGCCGCTGGTGGCGCTGATCCGTAACCTGGTGCAGGGAAAGCTGACTGCCGTGCCCGGCACCGCCAGGCACTGGCTGCCACTGGTCACCGTGGATTACCTGGTCGAGCTGATGACGGCGAGTGCCTTTGATCCGGCCATGGCCGGCCAGGAACTGCTGGCACTGGACGCGCAAACGCCCAACTTGCGAGAAATGCTGGCGCAAGTGGCACAACCTCTGGGCTTGAAGTCTCCCAAGCGTCACATTCCACTGCGATTGCTGAAGTGGCTACTGAGCATTCCTGCCGTCGCGCGCTTCATGAATACCCAACCCGAGGCGCTGGACTTTATCCAGGCCACTCGTTTCGATACCACCGCCGCCGAGCAATTTGCCAGCCGGCATGGCATAGCCCAACCGGATATACGCCAGTCCTTGCAGCACACCGCAACCTTCGTCAACGCTCATTGCATGGCCAAGGGCTAA
- a CDS encoding FecR domain-containing protein: MSGAAVDPRVRNCAIDWLVRMQSGLMSTADHQALQQWRQACAEHEHAWQRVSRLPLRLQPGAELLADATARRALQAAGSDPERRRQVLKCLLALGLLGGVSWQGADSTLVRSALAGYRTGIGERRRWALADGGSLWLNTASAVNLDLSAGQRNVQLIEGELALDTPLASASLQLQTADAWLYSQGAHLLVRHDRQGTQVRVLRGLVQVSARQQSTPLALQAGWQTRVDGRGAGQPSPIDVVLAQAWMRGILPVERMRLDQLLAELARYRPGFLRCSEAVAALRVTGSFQLDDTDAALALVANTLPVRIERRTRYWVTVVAA, translated from the coding sequence ATGAGTGGCGCGGCGGTCGATCCGCGGGTGCGGAACTGTGCCATCGATTGGCTGGTGCGGATGCAATCCGGGCTGATGAGTACCGCGGACCATCAAGCCTTGCAGCAGTGGCGCCAAGCCTGCGCCGAGCATGAGCACGCCTGGCAGCGGGTCAGCCGTTTGCCGCTGAGGTTGCAGCCGGGGGCCGAGCTGTTGGCCGATGCCACCGCGCGCCGGGCCTTGCAGGCGGCAGGCAGCGATCCAGAGCGGCGGCGCCAGGTGCTCAAGTGCCTGTTGGCGCTGGGACTGCTGGGGGGCGTCTCCTGGCAGGGGGCGGACTCCACCCTGGTGCGTTCGGCCCTGGCTGGTTATCGCACCGGCATCGGTGAGCGCCGGCGTTGGGCCCTGGCCGACGGTGGTTCGCTGTGGCTTAACACCGCCAGTGCGGTGAACCTGGACTTGAGTGCAGGGCAGCGCAACGTGCAGTTGATCGAGGGCGAGCTGGCCCTGGATACCCCGCTGGCATCGGCGTCGCTGCAGCTGCAAACAGCGGATGCTTGGTTGTACAGCCAGGGCGCCCATCTGCTGGTGCGCCATGATCGCCAGGGCACTCAGGTGAGGGTGCTGCGGGGCCTGGTGCAGGTCAGTGCCCGCCAGCAGTCGACGCCGCTGGCGTTGCAGGCCGGTTGGCAAACCCGGGTCGATGGCCGGGGAGCAGGGCAGCCCAGCCCCATTGATGTAGTTCTGGCCCAGGCCTGGATGCGCGGCATCCTGCCCGTCGAGCGCATGCGCCTGGATCAGTTGCTGGCGGAGCTGGCGCGCTATCGCCCGGGTTTCTTGCGTTGCAGCGAAGCCGTGGCGGCCTTGCGGGTGACCGGAAGTTTCCAGCTGGACGACACCGATGCCGCCCTGGCCCTGGTGGCTAACACCTTGCCGGTGCGCATCGAGCGCAGAACCCGTTATTGGGTGACGGTGGTGGCGGCCTGA
- a CDS encoding Hsp20 family protein, translating to MATTLSLAPLFRHSVGFDRFNDLFESALRSEAGTSYPPHNVEKHGDDHYRIVIAVAGLAEEDLDIQVEKGVLTVTGDKRESNGAVTYLHQGIAQRAFRLSFRLMDHIEVEGAKLTNGLLSIDLLRVVPEEAKPKRIMIGGAEAADSKPVSEQ from the coding sequence ATGGCTACTACCCTTTCGTTGGCCCCACTTTTCCGCCACTCGGTCGGCTTTGACCGTTTCAACGACCTTTTTGAATCGGCGCTTCGCAGTGAGGCCGGTACTTCCTATCCTCCGCACAACGTCGAAAAGCACGGTGATGACCACTACCGGATCGTTATCGCGGTAGCAGGCCTGGCCGAAGAGGATCTGGACATTCAGGTTGAAAAAGGTGTGTTGACCGTCACCGGTGACAAGCGAGAAAGCAACGGAGCCGTCACTTACCTGCATCAAGGTATCGCACAGCGGGCATTCCGGCTGTCGTTCCGCTTGATGGATCACATCGAGGTGGAGGGTGCGAAGCTCACCAACGGTCTGCTGAGCATCGACCTGCTCAGGGTCGTACCGGAGGAAGCGAAGCCTAAACGCATCATGATCGGGGGAGCTGAGGCTGCTGACTCGAAGCCGGTCAGCGAGCAGTAA
- a CDS encoding TonB-dependent receptor yields the protein MISPVRVLRTQTFGLLFLSLQPLYSEMALAAGERHFSIGAGPLDQVLARFGAEAGISMAGSALLTAGKTSPGLQGDFNTEAGLNRLLAGTGLGYVRQADGGYALRLRFDAVSLPTQKVKGENPDEEDVYRAPRSSVYISADDMQRFGVVSVGDVLKGQPGVQVGDSRNGGGLDVNIRGIQGQSRVAVTVDGSQQALDVYRGYAGTQQRSYIDPDMISDIAIDKGPSLTSSAIGGTVKMRTLGVGDILKDGQNVGLRLKGDLWNNGVAPARRDPHSKTESLYSEPHQSRGGLFGSEAESGSAAFAYSHESFDVLAAYAQRNQGNYFAGNKGQDRYRTYDRYGEEETSVATTYNAGEEVLNSSSKTQSWLLKTTLRPADGHSFDLGYRRYDGRIGEIMPSDIFRFGTGGIYQYPLGHTRIDTYTARYNYLPADNPLLDLTADLWLTDAQTSQLSAWSAPASQAYRSDRSWSRQANRRTGGGLANTSRFATDYGDLKLDLGGSFQLEELRPQKGVVTTQDDINANRSLREGSRQEFSFNGKLEYQPVQRLTLWGGGRYTHYRSKDHVANATARREEREHRYVTVSRPDDYGYLMWFPDQNGRYTDATDPRLHNGIVFNNTNYPFEGTPYNQYGATDTEVGDSQVGRVVTGYTYSGKDSNSGGAFAPAFGINIEVLPDTFVYASYTQGFRMPSLFETGYGVQQTTPGKGLKPERSSNWEIGASTLHKGLLVDDDTAAIKLAYFNNTIKNYITRYYDPSPGLWGLMRFSNTDSYTTRGLELQTRYDAGRMFADLSSTYYLKTETCDAAFAATLRATSNPYRKTADTPDCTPGSFMGSYTNTQNPPRFAGNLTTGLRFFDQSLTLGTRITYTSGPTVTADKPWQTGATTPQLNYREVALVDLFLNYKLKEDASLNVSLQNLTDRYYLDPLAQSFMPAPGRTLRVGMQAKF from the coding sequence ATGATTTCCCCCGTTCGTGTCTTGCGTACCCAAACCTTTGGCCTGCTGTTTCTCAGCCTGCAACCGCTTTACAGCGAGATGGCGCTGGCAGCCGGCGAACGTCACTTCAGCATCGGTGCCGGTCCCCTGGACCAGGTGCTGGCACGCTTTGGCGCCGAGGCGGGGATCAGCATGGCCGGCAGTGCGCTGCTCACGGCAGGCAAGACCAGCCCGGGGCTGCAAGGGGATTTCAATACCGAGGCTGGCCTGAACCGCCTGCTGGCGGGCACCGGCCTGGGTTACGTGCGCCAGGCCGACGGCGGCTATGCCTTGCGCCTGCGCTTTGATGCGGTGTCGCTGCCGACGCAGAAGGTCAAGGGCGAGAACCCTGACGAAGAGGATGTGTACCGGGCACCACGGTCATCGGTGTACATATCCGCCGATGACATGCAGCGCTTTGGCGTGGTTTCAGTGGGCGATGTGCTCAAGGGCCAGCCCGGGGTGCAGGTCGGCGACAGCCGCAATGGCGGCGGCCTGGATGTGAACATCCGCGGCATCCAGGGCCAGAGCCGGGTGGCGGTGACGGTGGACGGTTCGCAGCAGGCGCTGGATGTCTATCGCGGTTATGCCGGGACCCAGCAGCGCAGCTACATCGACCCGGACATGATCAGCGACATCGCCATCGACAAGGGCCCGAGCCTGACCTCCAGCGCCATCGGCGGCACGGTGAAGATGCGCACCCTGGGTGTCGGCGACATCCTCAAGGATGGACAGAATGTCGGCCTGCGCCTGAAGGGCGATCTGTGGAACAACGGCGTTGCCCCGGCCCGTCGCGACCCCCATTCGAAGACCGAGAGCCTGTACTCGGAACCGCACCAGAGCCGCGGTGGGCTGTTCGGCTCGGAGGCCGAGTCCGGCAGTGCCGCGTTCGCCTACAGCCATGAGTCGTTCGATGTGCTGGCGGCCTACGCCCAGCGCAACCAGGGCAACTATTTTGCCGGCAACAAGGGCCAGGATCGCTACCGCACCTATGACCGCTATGGCGAGGAGGAAACCAGCGTGGCCACCACCTACAACGCCGGGGAAGAGGTGCTGAACTCCTCGTCGAAGACCCAGTCGTGGCTGCTCAAGACCACCCTGCGTCCGGCGGACGGCCACAGTTTCGACCTTGGCTATCGCCGTTATGACGGGCGCATCGGCGAGATCATGCCCTCGGACATCTTCCGTTTCGGCACCGGTGGCATCTACCAGTACCCCCTGGGCCACACCCGGATCGACACCTACACCGCGCGCTACAACTACCTGCCGGCGGACAATCCGCTGCTGGACCTGACTGCCGACCTGTGGCTGACCGATGCACAGACCAGCCAACTGAGCGCCTGGTCGGCACCGGCTTCCCAGGCCTATCGCAGCGACCGCTCCTGGAGCCGCCAGGCCAACCGCCGCACGGGTGGCGGTCTGGCCAACACCTCGCGCTTTGCCACCGACTACGGCGACCTGAAGCTGGACCTGGGTGGCTCGTTCCAGCTGGAGGAGCTGCGTCCGCAGAAGGGCGTGGTCACCACCCAGGACGACATCAACGCCAACCGCAGCTTGCGCGAAGGCTCGCGGCAGGAGTTCAGCTTCAACGGCAAGCTGGAATACCAGCCGGTGCAGCGCCTGACGCTGTGGGGCGGCGGGCGCTACACCCACTATCGCAGCAAGGACCATGTGGCCAATGCCACGGCGCGCAGAGAGGAACGCGAACACCGGTACGTGACCGTGTCGCGCCCCGACGACTATGGCTACCTGATGTGGTTCCCGGACCAGAACGGGCGGTACACCGATGCGACCGACCCACGGTTGCACAACGGCATCGTCTTCAACAACACCAACTACCCCTTCGAGGGCACGCCCTATAACCAGTACGGGGCGACCGATACCGAGGTCGGCGACTCGCAAGTGGGGCGGGTGGTCACCGGCTACACCTATTCTGGCAAGGACAGCAACAGCGGCGGCGCCTTTGCCCCGGCGTTCGGCATCAATATCGAGGTGCTGCCGGATACCTTTGTCTATGCGTCCTACACCCAGGGTTTTCGCATGCCTTCGCTGTTCGAAACCGGCTACGGCGTGCAGCAGACCACACCCGGCAAGGGCCTCAAGCCCGAGCGTTCGAGCAACTGGGAGATCGGCGCCAGCACCCTGCACAAGGGCCTGCTGGTGGATGACGATACGGCGGCGATCAAGCTGGCCTACTTCAACAACACCATCAAGAACTACATCACCCGCTACTACGACCCGAGCCCCGGCCTGTGGGGCCTGATGCGCTTCAGCAACACCGACAGCTACACCACCCGTGGCCTGGAACTGCAGACCCGCTACGATGCCGGGCGGATGTTTGCCGACCTGTCGTCCACCTACTACCTGAAGACCGAAACTTGCGACGCGGCCTTTGCCGCCACCCTGCGCGCCACCAGCAACCCCTATCGGAAAACCGCCGACACCCCGGACTGCACCCCGGGCAGCTTCATGGGGTCCTACACCAACACCCAGAACCCGCCGCGCTTTGCCGGCAACCTGACCACCGGCCTGCGCTTCTTCGACCAGAGCCTGACCCTCGGCACGCGCATCACCTACACCTCGGGCCCCACCGTCACCGCCGACAAGCCCTGGCAGACCGGCGCCACCACGCCCCAGCTGAACTACCGCGAAGTGGCGCTGGTCGATCTGTTTCTGAACTACAAGTTGAAGGAAGACGCCAGCCTCAATGTGTCGCTGCAGAACCTCACCGATCGCTACTACCTGGACCCGCTGGCGCAGAGCTTCATGCCGGCGCCGGGGCGCACGTTGCGGGTGGGGATGCAGGCGAAGTTCTGA
- a CDS encoding PAAR domain-containing protein translates to MIASSRLGDSHVCPLPGHGTTPIVTASSNVIINGMGAARVGDLCGCGAVITTGFPSVLVNGRPLAHVGSLTSHGGSIVSGSGDTFGGSLFAPAEGAAIVNFATLGAVRADGSVDESRMATLLADPALTEKAQAAHALVSPLAASKAALQEGVEPGFHIVEQPMSRSVLESILFATPDSAVLEKFRRLNPQLSDYAKPGQLIVLSDPANYQCTREETWLMEAAEKVNAALEPMSDEEAAFLARHRDLLESFASQGSTAMGVGAAIFAKNLEDVKASLREIEGLHRRTFQQHGHLRSVEFFAERKRLLAQLDTRLTAFTRKGISFPEHPKLKAALGISSRSLVHHWTLAGAPGQIPGYATNMQGVAKASQYVKHLGWLGVGLGGGASYLKVQEVCTAGNVEACERVRLTEGGSFIGTVLGGATAGTLLTPVAGPICLALGVPSAGTGTLICGLGVVGVGSWVAGSLGDALGEGVGEIVYESSR, encoded by the coding sequence ATGATCGCTTCTTCTCGCCTGGGCGACAGCCATGTCTGCCCGCTGCCGGGACACGGCACCACGCCCATCGTTACCGCTTCCAGCAACGTCATCATCAACGGCATGGGCGCGGCCCGGGTCGGTGATCTTTGCGGCTGCGGCGCGGTGATTACCACAGGATTTCCTTCTGTGCTGGTCAATGGCCGGCCCCTGGCCCATGTGGGCAGCCTCACCAGCCACGGCGGCAGCATCGTCAGCGGCTCTGGCGATACTTTTGGCGGCTCGCTTTTCGCGCCCGCCGAGGGCGCCGCCATCGTCAACTTCGCCACGCTGGGCGCCGTCCGCGCCGATGGCTCGGTGGATGAGTCGCGCATGGCCACGCTGCTGGCCGATCCGGCGCTGACGGAAAAAGCCCAGGCGGCCCATGCGCTGGTAAGCCCGTTGGCCGCTTCCAAGGCGGCCCTTCAGGAGGGTGTCGAGCCGGGGTTTCATATCGTCGAGCAGCCCATGTCCCGCTCGGTACTGGAGTCCATACTCTTCGCCACGCCCGATAGCGCGGTGCTGGAGAAGTTTCGCCGCCTCAACCCGCAACTCAGCGACTACGCCAAGCCCGGGCAATTGATCGTTCTCAGTGATCCGGCCAACTACCAGTGCACCCGTGAGGAGACCTGGCTGATGGAAGCAGCGGAAAAGGTCAACGCGGCACTGGAGCCGATGAGCGATGAAGAGGCCGCTTTCCTGGCGCGCCATCGTGATCTGCTGGAGTCCTTTGCCTCCCAGGGATCGACCGCGATGGGCGTCGGCGCCGCGATCTTCGCCAAGAACCTGGAGGACGTGAAAGCTTCGCTGCGGGAGATCGAGGGCTTGCATCGGCGTACTTTTCAGCAGCATGGGCATTTGCGTTCTGTCGAGTTTTTTGCCGAGCGCAAAAGGTTGCTGGCGCAGTTGGATACTCGGTTGACTGCCTTTACCCGCAAGGGGATCAGCTTTCCCGAGCATCCCAAGTTGAAAGCGGCGCTGGGGATTTCCAGCCGCAGCCTGGTGCATCACTGGACGTTGGCTGGGGCACCGGGGCAGATACCGGGGTATGCGACGAATATGCAAGGCGTGGCAAAGGCGTCTCAGTATGTAAAGCACTTGGGCTGGCTGGGTGTCGGGTTGGGTGGGGGCGCTTCGTATCTGAAGGTTCAGGAGGTGTGTACGGCGGGCAATGTTGAGGCTTGTGAGCGGGTGAGATTGACAGAGGGAGGGAGCTTTATTGGGACGGTGTTGGGCGGCGCGACAGCTGGCACATTATTGACGCCGGTGGCCGGTCCCATTTGCTTGGCATTGGGTGTACCAAGTGCTGGAACAGGGACTTTGATATGCGGGCTTGGCGTGGTGGGAGTCGGGTCTTGGGTTGCGGGTAGCTTGGGGGACGCCTTGGGTGAAGGTGTGGGAGAGATAGTTTATGAGAGCAGTCGATGA
- the istA gene encoding IS21 family transposase, translated as MAAPRVAMRNIKECLRLKFEAGLSHEKIARALQLSKGVVSKYIAAARVAGLDWPALVAMDEAALAAALFAPTSTNKPRGERVLPDVLSIHRELRRKGVTLQLLWEEYLAAHAGQPTYRYTQFVEHYRRYAQTLKRSMRQLHRAGEKLFIDYAGPTLPVVDPATGEVRRAHIFVAALGASNYTYACATPGETQVDWLTSLGQALTYFGGVPEMVVPDNPRALVAQPDRYEPGLNRATLECARHYQTVILPARPRKPQDKAKAEVAVQVVERWIMARLRHRQFFSLHALNQAIAELLEDLNRRPFKRLDGCRRDWFERLDRPALRALPVHPYEVATFKRCKVSIDYHIEVNGSFYSVPSALARQNVDVRLTAHTLEVLHGNRRVASHLLLGRRGAYSTQREHMPAAHQAHREWTPQRLLDWGARIGPYTRQLIDHQLTHKPHPEMGYRACLGLLSLARRYGNARLEAAAERAVHLRAFTGRSVRNLLQQGLDQQPLPQRAAETTLPGDHENVRGADYYQPPQQELFDDAATHPESTAPATPGRHGPRPGRAMDAAGQPQPELR; from the coding sequence ATGGCGGCGCCGCGAGTAGCCATGCGAAACATCAAAGAATGTCTGCGCCTCAAGTTTGAGGCCGGCTTGTCCCACGAGAAGATTGCCCGTGCCTTGCAGCTGTCCAAGGGCGTGGTTAGCAAGTACATCGCGGCGGCGCGGGTGGCCGGGCTGGACTGGCCGGCGCTGGTGGCCATGGACGAGGCCGCGCTGGCGGCCGCCTTGTTTGCACCGACGTCGACGAACAAGCCGCGCGGTGAGCGAGTGCTGCCCGATGTGCTGAGCATCCACCGCGAGTTGCGACGCAAGGGCGTGACCTTGCAGCTGCTGTGGGAGGAATATCTCGCCGCGCATGCGGGCCAGCCGACCTACCGCTACACCCAGTTCGTCGAGCACTACCGGCGCTACGCCCAGACGCTCAAACGTTCGATGCGTCAGCTGCACCGTGCGGGCGAGAAGCTATTCATCGACTATGCCGGGCCGACGCTGCCGGTGGTCGACCCGGCCACCGGCGAAGTGCGCCGGGCGCACATCTTCGTCGCCGCCCTGGGCGCCTCGAATTACACCTATGCCTGCGCGACGCCAGGCGAAACCCAGGTGGACTGGCTGACCTCGCTGGGCCAGGCTCTGACCTACTTTGGCGGCGTGCCGGAAATGGTTGTGCCGGACAATCCGCGCGCCCTGGTCGCCCAGCCGGATCGCTACGAGCCGGGCCTGAACCGGGCCACGCTGGAGTGCGCGCGTCATTACCAGACGGTGATCCTGCCGGCACGGCCACGCAAGCCTCAGGACAAGGCCAAGGCCGAGGTGGCGGTGCAGGTGGTCGAGCGCTGGATCATGGCGCGGCTGCGCCATCGGCAGTTCTTCAGCCTGCATGCGCTTAACCAGGCCATCGCCGAGCTGCTGGAGGATCTGAATCGGCGCCCGTTCAAGCGGCTCGATGGCTGCCGGCGCGACTGGTTCGAGCGCCTGGATCGCCCGGCCTTGCGAGCGCTGCCGGTGCATCCCTACGAGGTCGCCACCTTCAAGCGCTGCAAGGTCAGCATCGACTACCACATCGAGGTCAATGGCAGCTTCTACAGCGTGCCCTCCGCCCTGGCCCGGCAGAACGTGGACGTGCGACTGACGGCACACACCCTGGAAGTGCTGCATGGCAACCGGCGGGTGGCCAGCCACCTGCTGCTGGGGCGACGCGGCGCTTACAGTACCCAGCGCGAGCACATGCCCGCGGCGCACCAGGCGCATCGCGAATGGACGCCACAACGCCTGCTCGACTGGGGCGCGCGGATCGGCCCCTACACGCGCCAACTGATCGATCACCAACTGACCCACAAGCCGCACCCGGAGATGGGCTACCGCGCCTGCCTCGGCCTGCTCTCGCTGGCCCGGCGCTATGGCAATGCACGCCTGGAAGCCGCTGCCGAACGTGCCGTACACCTGCGCGCCTTCACCGGGCGCAGCGTGCGCAACCTGCTCCAGCAAGGCCTGGATCAACAGCCGCTGCCCCAGCGTGCCGCCGAAACGACCTTACCCGGCGACCACGAGAACGTCCGTGGCGCCGACTACTACCAACCCCCGCAACAGGAGCTGTTCGATGATGCCGCAACACACCCTGAATCAACTGCACCAGCTACGCCTGGACGGCATGGCCCGCGCCCTGGAAGAGCAATGGACGCTGCCGGCCAGCCACAGCCTGAGCTTCGATGA
- a CDS encoding sigma-70 family RNA polymerase sigma factor has product MSNHSLSSPVAQLYANHHGWLRGWLHRRLGHSADAEDLAHDTFIRVLRSQEDVRELRQPMAFLATIANGLLINRWRRQAIERAYLQALAARPVGEEPSPEERHLMIETLLQLDSLLVGLSSRVRQIFFLSQLDGLTYPQIAAQLGLTVAQVQRAMGKAFSVCYASLFE; this is encoded by the coding sequence ATGTCCAACCACAGCCTTTCTTCGCCCGTCGCCCAGCTGTATGCGAACCATCACGGCTGGCTGCGGGGCTGGTTGCACCGGCGCCTGGGGCACAGCGCCGATGCCGAGGACCTGGCCCACGACACCTTTATCCGCGTGTTGCGCTCCCAGGAGGATGTGCGCGAGCTGCGCCAGCCCATGGCGTTCCTGGCCACCATCGCCAACGGGCTGCTGATCAATCGCTGGCGCCGGCAGGCCATCGAGCGGGCCTATCTGCAGGCGCTGGCGGCGCGGCCGGTGGGGGAGGAGCCTTCGCCGGAGGAGCGGCATCTGATGATCGAGACTCTGCTGCAGCTGGATTCGCTGTTGGTGGGGCTGTCGTCGCGGGTGCGGCAGATCTTCTTTCTGTCCCAGCTCGATGGCTTGACCTATCCGCAGATCGCCGCGCAGTTGGGGCTGACCGTGGCCCAGGTGCAGCGAGCCATGGGCAAGGCGTTCAGTGTTTGCTACGCGAGCCTGTTTGAATGA
- a CDS encoding bacteriocin immunity protein, whose amino-acid sequence MEDISDLTEAEFISFVNIIRTVSKGGTDDELGELLERFSKLAGHPDGYDLIFHPEPGADNSAEGVTSTLKEWRKAQGLPGFKNG is encoded by the coding sequence ATGGAAGACATTTCTGATTTGACCGAAGCCGAATTCATTTCCTTCGTCAACATCATACGAACCGTCAGCAAGGGCGGGACGGACGATGAGCTAGGCGAGTTGCTTGAAAGGTTCAGCAAGCTCGCAGGCCATCCAGATGGCTACGACCTGATTTTCCACCCTGAGCCCGGCGCGGATAACTCCGCCGAGGGGGTCACCAGTACCCTGAAGGAATGGCGCAAAGCTCAGGGACTGCCGGGATTCAAGAACGGCTGA